Part of the Strix uralensis isolate ZFMK-TIS-50842 chromosome 32, bStrUra1, whole genome shotgun sequence genome is shown below.
AGGtaaaaacccaaccccaaccccacaGCCCTCCTTTTCCCTCCGTGTCTCGAAGCTCTTAACACATCCCAGTGTGGGGCTTTGCCTCTCCTTGGGCACGTTGCGCCACGTCTGCTGCGAGAACGACGTTGGCTCCGGGGGCGTTTCAGCCCCAGCAGCCGAATTTGGTCCTGGGGGTTGGTGCTGAGGTGTTTTGTGGCTGAGCTCGGAGGTGTCGGCACCGGGTGGGTGCTGTTTGGTGTGGCCCTGCCTTGCCGGCCTGCGGTGTCGCTCTGGCGTGTGGCTGATTTAATACCTGGATGCACCAGCCGTGCCCAAAACCTGTCTCTGTTTTGACCGTAGTAGCCTTTTCCGCCCTCATTCTATTAATagaaatctttctgaaaaagtgttCAAAGATAAATTAAATCTGTTCCCCTCTTAACTGTCTCACAGGCCTTGGGAAGGGTGTGGGAATCCCGGCACGGAGCTGGCGTTGCCGGGACGCTGGTTGTCTGTAGAGGGGCCAACTGCAGCCTTAGAGCCCCCTCCCCAGGTCTAAGTGCTCCCTTTTGAGGGGGGAGGGACCCCGAGAGCTTCCtcgtgcctggggctggggcttgTCTTGGACCTACCTGCGCTGGGGGCTTAGAGCTGGTCTCCAGAAAGCTGCTCGTAAATGTTCTCAGGAGCCTCCTGCCCGGCTGCGACTCGTTTCGCGGCGCTCGTCCGGCCATAGATGGGCTCGTCGAACGCCGGCGGAGGGTTCCGCGGGCCCTGGGGAATCCGCAGGGAGGGGTGAaggggggcagcccccagctcctgcctcggCGGGTGGAAGTTGGCCAGGATGGAGTTCAAAGTCGGTCCTTCACCCTCCCAACCCTCGACGTTGCTCCCGCTTTGGGGATCGTCGCTCCGGCGTGGAGCGCTGGGCAggggacccccatgtcccccctgtgcCCCTGGTGTGGAGTGAACCCCGACCCTCCGGACTCTACCGGAGATGTTGCCTTGGCTCTGAGCCCCTGAGCAACGAACCTGCGGCTCCGCGGCCGGCCCGGagcctcctctccccttcccctcagcgcTGGGAGCGGCCAGGAGCTGCCGCCTCTTGGAGGCCTGGCTGGACAGGCTGCGGAAGAGCCGCCGGTGAGCGCGGGGTTTGGGGAGCAGTGTCGAGAAGGCGCCTGGGGCCCCCCGGGGAAGCGGAGCGGGCGGATCCTGCCGGGCCAGCGCCACCTCGGAGTAGATATTTTCCTCAGGGCTGGCGCTGGAGCTCGAGCCCCGGCCCATGGCGTAGAAGGGGATGGGCTCTTCCAGCTCGTTGTAGGTGGGGGGGCCGGGTGCGAGCCCCTCGCGAGGCTCGGCGTAGGTGTGGAAGCACATGAGCTGCTGGTACTTGGTGTCGGGGCGCTCGGGGGGTTCGGGGGGGCTGGCTTCTTTCTGCACCTGAGCATAGGGACCTTtgggagctgctccagctccagcagggCTGTGCGGTGGCCCTTGGGCGGTGGCTGAGgagctggttttgactgggagcGGTGGGGGGACGCTGGGAGCCTGTGGAAGAGACGGGATGGGAGGGGGTGAGGGCTGGAAGTGGATCCGGGGTGGTTGGGGCTGCGTCCCCCATCCCGCCGCCTTGCGAGGGCTTTGGCCAAGCTGCTGCTCCTGTCCTGGCCTCCATCCCCTCAGCTCTGCCTTTACCTCCCTGGAGGAGCCTCCCTCAGCTCTGGGCTCCACAGGCAGCTGGGGGGCCGCCTGCCTGGCTCGGGGGGGCCCCTTGAAGACGGTGCTGTACATCGGGGGGTTTGCCAGCGCTTCGCTCCACGGGGGACGCGCAGCGTCGCCGTCGCTTGGGGTCCACGTCCCTCCTCGGGGTTTGTTTTCCTGCGGAGAGGGGAGAGGTGGGTGCGCGGTCCCACGGCGGGTGCTCTGCCCGCAGTTCGGCTCCTCACCCGTCCCCGCGGCACCGTCAGGAACTCGTGGTACGGCGTGATGGGGGCGGCGGCGTAGTGCCGCAGCAGGTCGGCCAGCTCGGCGTGGGCGCTCCGCTCCCCCAGGATCACGTACCGCCCGTCCGGCAGCTGGTCCAGGACAAAGTGCCGGCAGCGATCCCGGCCCCTGTGGGGAGAGCAGAGACGGAGTCGGTGGGGAGTGAACGGGAtattagactggatattgggaaggatttctttgcagaaggggttgttgggcgttggaatgggctgcccagggcagggggggagtccccatccctggaggggttgaagagtcgggttgagccagcgctgagggatctggtggagttgggaacggtcagggtgaggttcgtggttgggctggaggagcttcaagggcttttccaacccagatgagtCTGGgttttttgtgattctgtgagggCCGGGGGTCCCTCACCTGTAGGACAGGACGAAGCCGACGGTGCTCTCGCTGAAGCGGACCAGGAAGCAGCCAGGGGGCTgatcctgcagcagctgctccgcCTCCCTGCAGGAAGGGGCCCAAACCTGCTCGTCCTCACCCCCTTCGTGGGAGCCAGGGGTGCAGCTCCCTATTTTGGAGCCCAGGGGTGGGGATACTGAAGGGGCCACCCCGTTCCCCGCCTCGGCTTCTCACCTCCGGCTGATGAAGCCGTGGAACCAGGCTGGGAGCTCGCCCTCGGCCCCCAGCCTCCTGGCTTGTGTCTGCTCGAACCACAGCCTCGTCCGGGCACGCAGGGCCGCCAGCTCCGGCTGCAGGTCCCCGTCCGCCGGGGACCAGCCGGGTGGGGACAGCGAGGAACCTGGTGGGAcctggagggaaggggagagcgGCCGGGGGCACGGATGTGCCCCGAGGATGCTCTGCTCCCCGCACcgggctcctgctgcagcctgggaggaCGAGATCCCCGTGGGTGTGTGAGCTCGGGGGTGCTGGgacggggggctgggggggaccgaCCCTTTGCAACCCCACGTCCTACCCTGCTGCGTGTGTCGTGGTGgcccaggagctgctctgtgccctggGGCTGGACCGGGGTGGCGCTGGCGCCCGGCTTGGCGCTGGCCGTGTTGTCCTCACTGATGGGTTTGAAGGTGCTGAAGAGGGGACGGTCGTCATCCGTGGGGTCCCCTGTCCCAGGGAGCGGTGAGAAACAGGCTCAGGGTGGCAGCCCGGAGCTGGCCCTGTGCCCCATCGCTGCCCACGGGGCGCTGGGATTAGGGGGGGGGGTTCCCTGACCCACCCCTCTCAAACGCTGCTCTTGCCCGGAAAAGCCCCAAGGACTAGTGAGCtgcgtggggaggaggaggggggaaagtGTGTGAATCCCCCCAGCCCCCTGAAAGTCCCCAGGGGTGTCAGGGCAGCCCCAGGAAGGGGAGCGAGGCGGGTGTGGGGCTCTGCGTGCGGCCACCAAGGGACCCTGAGCTTGGCCCCGAGCTGCCGACTCTTGGCAAAACAAGATTAATCCTCAGCAGATGCTTGAGG
Proteins encoded:
- the SH2D2A gene encoding SH2 domain-containing protein 2A isoform X3, which encodes MDSWVPAWPGRGDPTDDDRPLFSTFKPISEDNTASAKPGASATPVQPQGTEQLLGHHDTRSRAAAGARCGEQSILGAHPCPRPLSPSLQVPPGSSLSPPGWSPADGDLQPELAALRARTRLWFEQTQARRLGAEGELPAWFHGFISRREAEQLLQDQPPGCFLVRFSESTVGFVLSYRGRDRCRHFVLDQLPDGRYVILGERSAHAELADLLRHYAAAPITPYHEFLTVPRGRVRSRTAGRAPAVGPRTHLSPLRRKTNPEEGRGPQATATLRVPRGAKRWQTPRCTAPSSRGPPEPGRRPPSCLWSPELREAPPGRLPASPHRSQSKPAPQPPPKGHRTALLELEQLPKVPMLRCRKKPAPPNPPSAPTPSTSSSCASTPTPSLARGSHPAPPPTTSWKSPSPSTPWAGARAPAPALRKISTPRWRWPGRIRPLRFPGGPQAPSRHCSPNPALTGGSSAACPARPPRGGSSWPLPALRGRGEEAPGRPRSRRARGTLRRRSTSPSMAGRAPRNESQPGRRLLRTFTSSFLETSSKPPAQC
- the SH2D2A gene encoding SH2 domain-containing protein 2A isoform X1 codes for the protein MDSWVPAWPGRGDPTDDDRPLFSTFKPISEDNTASAKPGASATPVQPQGTEQLLGHHDTRSRAAAGARCGEQSILGAHPCPRPLSPSLQVPPGSSLSPPGWSPADGDLQPELAALRARTRLWFEQTQARRLGAEGELPAWFHGFISRREAEQLLQDQPPGCFLVRFSESTVGFVLSYRGRDRCRHFVLDQLPDGRYVILGERSAHAELADLLRHYAAAPITPYHEFLTVPRGRENKPRGGTWTPSDGDAARPPWSEALANPPMYSTVFKGPPRARQAAPQLPVEPRAEGGSSREAPSVPPPLPVKTSSSATAQGPPHSPAGAGAAPKGPYAQVQKEASPPEPPERPDTKYQQLMCFHTYAEPREGLAPGPPTYNELEEPIPFYAMGRGSSSSASPEENIYSEVALARQDPPAPLPRGAPGAFSTLLPKPRAHRRLFRSLSSQASKRRQLLAAPSAEGKGRGGSGPAAEPQVRCSGAQSQGNISGRVRRVGVHSTPGAQGGHGGPLPSAPRRSDDPQSGSNVEGWEGEGPTLNSILANFHPPRQELGAAPLHPSLRIPQGPRNPPPAFDEPIYGRTSAAKRVAAGQEAPENIYEQLSGDQL
- the SH2D2A gene encoding SH2 domain-containing protein 2A isoform X2; protein product: MDSWVPAWPGRGDPTDDDRPLFSTFKPISEDNTASAKPGASATPVQPQGTEQLLGHHDTRSRAAAGARCGEQSILGAHPCPRPLSPSLQVPPGSSLSPPGWSPADGDLQPELAALRARTRLWFEQTQARRLGAEGELPAWFHGFISRREAEQLLQDQPPGCFLVRFSESTVGFVLSYRGRDRCRHFVLDQLPDGRYVILGERSAHAELADLLRHYAAAPITPYHEFLTVPRGRVRSRTAGRAPAVGPRTHLSPLRRKTNPEEGRGPQATATLRVPRGAKRWQTPRCTAPSSRGPPEPGRRPPSCLWSPELREAPPGRLPASPHRSQSKPAPQPPPKGHRTALLELEQLPKVPMLRCRKKPAPPNPPSAPTPSTSSSCASTPTPSLARGSHPAPPPTTSWKSPSPSTPWAGARAPAPALRKISTPRWRWPGRIRPLRFPGGPQAPSRHCSPNPALTGGSSAACPARPPRGGSSWPLPALRGRGEEAPGRPRSRRARGTLRRRSTSPSMAGRAPRNESQPGRRLLRTFTSSFLETSSKPPAQDSTIPPKPLKRSLGTHRLPQDGASCPAAPRPRAQLGV
- the SH2D2A gene encoding SH2 domain-containing protein 2A isoform X4; translated protein: MDSWVPAWPGRGDPTDDDRPLFSTFKPISEDNTASAKPGASATPVQPQGTEQLLGHHDTRSRAAAGARCGEQSILGAHPCPRPLSPSLQVPPGSSLSPPGWSPADGDLQPELAALRARTRLWFEQTQARRLGAEGELPAWFHGFISRREAEQLLQDQPPGCFLVRFSESTVGFVLSYRGRDRCRHFVLDQLPDGRYVILGERSAHAELADLLRHYAAAPITPYHEFLTVPRGRENKPRGGTWTPSDGDAARPPWSEALANPPMYSTVFKGPPRARQAAPQLPVEPRAEGGSSREAPSVPPPLPVKTSSSATAQGPPHSPAGAGAAPKGPYAQVQKEASPPEPPERPDTKYQQLMCFHTYAEPREGLAPGPPTYNELEEPIPFYAMGRGSSSSASPEENIYSEVALARQDPPAPLPRGAPGAFSTLLPKPRAHRRLFRSLSSQASKRRQLLAAPSAEGKGRGGSGPAAEPQGPRNPPPAFDEPIYGRTSAAKRVAAGQEAPENIYEQLSGDQL